The genome window TCAATGTGGCGATGGATTCCGCCAACCGGGCAGCGCACCTGACCCAACGCTTGTTGACGTTTTCGCGGCGCCAACCGATCGATCCCAAGCCATTCAGCGTGGCCAACACCCTGCAATCCATGGCCGATCTGTTCCATCGCTATACCGGCGAGCGCGTGCATTTGCTGTTCGACCTGGAGCCCGATCTGTGGACGGTGCGTTGTGACAAGAACCAGTTTGAAAATGCGTTGCTGAACCTGGTGATCAACGCGTGTGACGCCATGCCCGACGGGGGCGAGTTGAAGGTGGCGGCGGTGAACGCACGCCCGGACGAGAACTTGCTGCGCCAGTTTCCTGGCATTTCCACCGGCCCGTTTGTAGAGGTCTCGGTCACGGACGCGGGCTGCGGCATGTCGGCCGACGTGCTGGCTCATGCCTTCGACCCGTTCTTTACTACCAAACCCCTGGGCGAAGGCACGGGCTTGGGACTGTCGATGATCTATGGCTTTGCCAAGCAGGCCAGAGGCATGGCGACACTGGAAAGCACAGTGGGCGTGGGTACGGTTGTGAAGCTGTATTTGCCGCGCTACGACGGAGCGCCGGACAGCGCGCAGCATCAAGAGCCGGCCTCGCTCCGGCCGTCCGAGGGATCTCGTCCTGCGGTAGTTGTGCTTGTGGAAGACGACCGCAATGTGCGTGACATGGTGTGCGAATCACTGACGGAACTGGGTATGCAAGTGTTGACGGCTGCCGATGGTGTAGCGGGACTGGAGCTGGTGCTGGCTACGCGCGGTATTGATCTGCTGGTGACAGACGTGGGCTTGCCTGGCCTGAACGGGCGTCAACTGGCAGACGCTGCGCGCGCGGCGCATCCGGGCCTGAAAGTGCTGATGATGACGGGTTACGCGGAGAGCGCGGCACGCGACCAGGGGTTTCTGGAATTGGGCATGGAATTGATCGTAAAACCCTTTTCGCTGGATGTGCTTGGCGAGCGCGTACAGCGCATGTTGATCGACGTGATGCCGGACGGAGGCGGATCGGCGCCCAGATAGCGCAATGGGCGGGTGCCAGTGTTGCAAACACAGGTAAAAAATACCCGTTCATATAATCTGCATTCACGTCCGCCACCGGCATGCCATCAGAAAGGACTTTGGGCACGGGCCTTGCTTATAGGTGTATGTAATTCAACCTAGGAGCCTGACTATGAAAAACCGTGCCATGACTTGCGCGTTTGTGTTGGTGACTGGACTGGCGGCTGCCGGCTCGGCGATGGCCCAATCGGCTGCCCCCACCACGCCCACTAACACACCGAACGATTCGACGGCGGCCCAACCCAATCGAGCCCTGCCGGCAGGCCAGATGGCCCCAGCGCCCAACGCGACGCCTTCCACGGGTACGACGCCGGCTGCAACGCATAGCGGCACAATGTCGTCGGGCAAGAAGCACGCCGACGAAACGCCGAAGCGCCCTCGCGAAGCCAACGATAATGTGCCGCGTACACCGGCAGCTGGCGCAGCGCCTCCCCCGGGATATCCGAACTCGGGCGGCTCGAAGTAATGACGTAGCGGGTGTGGTAAAGCCTTCTCTTCGGACGATGCGTGTCCGTTAAGCAATGGCGAAGCCACACCGATTAGAAAGGGGACTCGTTAAAAGAGTCCCCTTTTTCTTTTCGATGCCTACTGCAAGACACAGAAGGCAGGACTCAGGCCTGTTGGGCGCTGCCCGCCTGGACGGGGTGCGCTGGCCTTGGAACCCGTCTTGCCGGTTTTCAGTCTACGACCAAGCGCCCATTGAGCGGTTGCACAGGACGGTTGTTATGGTGCAGAACCGTTTCGAATCGTTTTATCTGCGCTTGGCTTAGGGTGACGGGCGTCTTCAGGACAATCCATGTCACCCCTTCAGAGCAGGGAGGCGTCGTGAGCGAACCGGCAAAGCGATAGTAGCCGTGTTGTTTGGGTAGGAGCGCATCGATTTCCACGGGTTCGTTCAAGTGCTTGTTCGCTCCAACAGCAGCCAGCGAATTCAGCATCACGTCGATCTGCTTGTTTTGCGCTCCGGCCTCGAACATTACGGCCATCACCAGCAAGTTGCCGTCCTTGTCAGCATGCACGAAGTGGCCTTCGAGCGGAAAGCTCTTGCCCTTGATCAGATTTTCGCTGGGGCTGTGGAAATGAAATTGCTTGAGGGCATAGCGTTCGCTGGCAAGTTGCAAATACCCGGAGTCGTTTGCCGGCGTAACTTGAATGGTATGACCGTTGTTGACCATGTCCTGGGAAGCGATGGCATAGTGAATATCCAGGGGTTCGAGCGAAGTCGTGTACGTGTGCTCGATATCTACTGGCGACTGATTCTTGCCGATTTTGCAGCCAGCATACTCTGGGCTCAATTCGCTCCACTTTTCTGGTCTGATGTCTCCTTCATAGCCCCAGTGGGGACTTGAAGCGGAAGGTGCTGAATGGGATTGGTCAAGAGGGAGGGGCGATTCCGCGTATGCGGCGCCTGATGAGGCCAATGACATCGCGAAAGCTATGCCAAGATGCCTGAGTTTTAGATGCATCATCGTGATTGAATTTGAGTAGACCCTGTGGGCATGAGACTTCATGCCCATGCAGTGTGAATACACAACTGCGCCTCAAATCTTTCTCTACTCATTGCTCGCTGACCATCAGACTGGTCCGAAAAAATTCAATGTCACGCAAAAAACTATCGCCCCCTGCATTAGCCATATTGAATGGCGAGCACAGCCAGCGTCGCTCCACGGCGGTTTGAAACCGGCTGCCTATGCACGTGGCATGACTCGCGACGACGACGCGGCCGTTCGGGGAACCCCCCGCAACCGGGCGGGCAGGATGCCCGCGCGGAAACGCTCAATGCTGGCGGCGCAACTCGGCGGGCGGCACGCGCAACTGGCCGCGATACTTCGATACCGTGCGCCGCGCCAGCAAAATGCCGCTGGCCGCCAACTGCTGCGTCAGCGTCACGTCGGACAAAGGCATGGCGGGATCTTCAGCGTCAACCATTTCCTTGATCAGAGCGCGCACGGCCGCGGCCGAACATGAGCCGCCCGATTCGGTGGCGAGCTCGCGGGAAAAGAAATGCCTGAACTCGAAGACGCCACGCGGGGTCACCATGTATTTGCCTACCGTTGCTCGTGACACCGTGGATTCGTGCATGTCCAGGTCATCGGCCACTTCACGCAGCATCAAGGGCCGCAGGGCGACTTCGCCGTACTCAAAGAAGGTCTGTTGCCGTTTGACGATTGCTTCGGCTACGCGTTGAATGGTGGTGTAGCGCTGTTCAACGTTGCGCACCAGCCAGCGGGCTTCTTGCAGTTCCTGCGCCATTGGGCTGCGGTCATCCAGGCGAGAGCGCCGGAAAAGATCCGCGTAAGTGCGATGCAGCCGCGCTTGCGGCATGGCGTGCCGATTGGGCAGCACGCGCCAGCGGGAATGCCATTTGTCTACAAACACATCGGGCACGACGTAGACGGGCGCATCTGCGCTATAGCGGCCGCCCGGCTTTGGGTCCAGGCTGCGGATCAGCGCGCAGGCGTCGCGCAGAGCGTCGTCCGAACATTCGAGCAAGCGGCGCAGGCCCACGCAATCGTTTTTACCCAAGCGATCCAGATGTTCATGCACGACTCGCAATGCCAGGTCGCGTATGTCGGGCTCGACGTCGCGCGCCGCGGCCAACTGCAAGGACAGGCATTCGGTCAGGTCGCGGGCGCCCAGGCCGGGCGCATCCAGCTGCTGGACAAGGCGCAAGGCCGCCATCCATTCACCCTCGTCGGGCGCAGGGCTGAACTCCGGACGGCCGGTGTCGCACAGGCTGGTCAACGGCGTGCGAAGGTAGCCGTCGTCGTCCAAAGCGTCAATGATGTATTCGGCCAGCAGCCGGTCACGGGGTTCGAGATGGTAGTTGCCCAAGTCCAGGGACAGGCGCTCGCGCATGGACACGGACGCGCTGGCCCACTGGCCCAGATCCTTGCCATCCCCACCGGTCGAGGATTGCGTTGGGTAGTCGCCCGAATAGGTTGGGGCGTCAGGCGGCGCGTCATCCGCGTCGGAATCCGATGCGGCCGTGGCGGTCCGTTCAGGCGCGGGTTCGGCAGTTTCGTTGGGGTTCGAACAATACTGGCCTATGGCGGCGGGCGCCGGCTCAGTGTCTTGCTCATCGCCATCTTCCAGGAAGGGATTGGTGGCCAGGGCATGCTCCACCGCAGTCGTGAACTCCAGCGCGGACATTTGAAGCAGCTTGACGGACTGCTGCAGCCGGGGAGCCAGCGTCATTTGCTGACGCAGGCGCAATTCTTGCGTAGGGTGGCCCAATCGAGTCTCCTGAATGGGGGCCGCCGAAGGGCGGCGTATCCTAGTACTGAAGCAAAGATCGTGCCATGTTCGCCACCGGGCGGGGACGGCGGGATCACGTGCCCGCTGCCGCCCCAGTATTACAAGCGGGCGGTAAGAATGGCCTATTCAGGCATGCCATCTTTCTCGTACACGTCCAGCCGGTTGTACAGCGTTTTCAGGCTGACCCCGAGCGTGTCAGCGGCCAGGCGCTTGTCGCCGTCATGATGGGCGAGCGTGGCCAGAATGAATTCACGCTGCGCCCGTCCCAGCGGCATGCCTACCGGAAAATTCAACGCCCCGTCCTGCACTTCGGCGCGGCGGCCGCTGCGGGCACGGACTTGCAGGCACGTGTCCAATTGCTGGTCAGACAAAATGAATGCCCGCTGCACCACATTGCGTAATTCGCGGACGTTGCCGGGCCAGTCATGCAGCGCCAGCGTGTCCAGCATGTGTTTGGAAAATACCTTCTGCGTGCCGTGCTGCGCGTTCATGGTGTCCAAGAACCGCTGCGCAAGAATGAGTGCGTCGTCGGCGCGTTCCCGCAACGGGGGAACGCGTAGCGGGATCACCAATAAACGGTGCAGGAAATCCTGCCGCAGGCGTCCGTCGGTGACAGACGCTGCCGGATCACGATTGCTTGCGCAGATAATACGTACGTTGGCGCGCAGCAAATCAGATCCGCCAACGCGCTGGTATGTGCCTGCCTCGAGTACGCGCAGAAAGTGAACCTGCATGTCGGGCGGCATTTCCGTCACCTCGTCCAGAAACAAGGTGCCGCCGCTTGCGTACTCAAAGTAGCCGGCATTTTGCGCTACGGCGCCTGTGAAACTGCCTTTTTCATGGCCAAACAATTCGGCGTGGGCGAGTGTGCCGCTGATGGCGCCGCAGTTCACGGCAACAAACGGCTGCCCGCTGCGATCGCTGGCGTCGTGAATGGCGCGCGCCACAATTTCCTTGCCCGCGCCGCTTTCGCCAACAATGAATACGCTGGCGTCGGTGGCGGCGGCCAATTGCAATTGTGTCGCCAGTTTTTGCATGACCGGAGACAGTCCGGTTGCATCCAGAAGAGTGGCGGGAGACGCTTGCGCATCGGCGCGCCCGGGGGAATTGGTGCGATTTGCCATGCTGATACCTCGGCGCGCCATGAGCCTGCGCAACGGTTCCATGGTAGAGGGCTGATCGTCACAGGGATGCGACCAGTTGCAAGTATTCGAAAACTTTATTGGACGGTATCCAATATTTACGTCTATCCCCGCCAGAGTGATTATTCTCACTTTTGATCCGAGCGCGCGGCGATCCTGTCCAGGCTGCGCAACAGGTAACACGGAGATCGTATGCCACATCTGCTTATCGTCGATGACGACGATGCGATACGCGAGACGCTCGCCGAGATTGGGCGCGACAGCGGCTACACGGTTGCGTTGGCGGCCAGCATTAAAGATGCGCTGATACAACTGGAACGTCAGGCGCCGGACTTGGTGCTGACCGATGTTCGGTTGCCCGGCGGCAGCGGCATGGATATTTTCAAGAATGTAGCGGTGTCCAGCGCCGAAGTTGTCGTGATGACCGGTCACGGTACGGTCGACAATGCCGTGCAGGCGCTGCGGCTGGGCGCGACCGATTTTCTGGTCAAGCCAATCTGCATGGATCGCTTGAACGAAATCTTGACGCGTATTGCCACAAACGCGGGCGTCGAGATGCCGGGCACGCCATTTGAAGAACCAGGTCGGTTCGGAAAGATGTATGGCGCATCCGCCCGTATGGTGGAGCTTTACCGTCAGGTTGCGCGCGTGGCGCCCACCAACGTCACCACGCTGCTGATCGGCGAAAGCGGTACGGGCAAAGAGTTGGCGGCTCATGCCATTCACGAGCTGAGCACCCGGCGTCAGCGGCCATTCATTGCGGTCAATTGCGGTGCTATTTCGCCCAACCTGATCGAAAGCGAAATGTTTGGCCATGAGCGCGGCAGCTTTACGGGCGCTGATCGACAACATAAAGGCTATTTTGAACGCGCGGACGGCGGCACGTTGTTTTTGGACGAAGTCACGGAGATGCCGCTGGACTTGCAAGTCAAGTTATTGCGGGTGCTTGAGACCGGCCAGTTCATGCGCGTGGGAACCAACCGTGAAATCAGCTGCGATATCCGTATCGTCGCCGCTACGAATCGAAATCCGGAACAGGCGGTTCAAGAAGGTAAGCTGCGCGAAGATCTGTATTACCGCCTAAGCGTCTTTCCTATTGAGTTGCCACCGCTGCGCGAGCGCGGCGAAGACATCTTGTTTCTGGCGCGGCGCTTTCTTCAAGCGCAAAACCAGGAGTCAGGCAAGAACAAAGATTTTTCACCACACGCCGCAGAGGTGCTGTCGCGCTACGAGTGGCCCGGAAATGTTCGCGAACTGAAGAATTTCGTCAGGCGAGCATTCATCATGGCGGACGGCGATGTGCTGGACGTGGATATGCTGGCGCCCCATGTGTCGCCCAGCGGCGACGACGCGAACATGCAGGTCAGTGTGCCCGTGGGTGAAACGTTGGCCGAGGCGGACCGGCGCTTGATACTCGCCACGCTGGAGCGCTGCAACGGCGTCAAGAAACAGACTGCCGCGATGCTAGGCATCAGCCCAAAGACCCTCTACAACCGGCTGGAAGAATACGCGGCTGATGGGTACGTCCTGCCGGGCGAAGCCGGCGCCAAGGATAGCGACTAGTTCAGCCGGCCGGGCGGTTCTGCAACGCGCCCGGCCTCCACTCAACTTACTTGCCGTAGCGGGTCTTCAGATCGGCTACGCACGCGTCCTTCGCATTGCCTGACAAGGCATCGCACTTTTCTTTGCCTACCTTATAGTCCGCATCATTGCGGGTCTTGGCCGCGTCATGATTGGCTTCGGCCTTTTCCTTGCCGGCCTTGGCGTCCGCCTTGGCCTTATCGCGATTGGCTTCAGCCTGCTTTTGGCAGACGTCTTTTTGATTGCCCTTCATGCCGTCGCATTGCTTTTTGTCCATCTTGTACTGGCTGTCTATCTGATCGCTGGAGCGCACCGGCGTTGAGCCGCTTTGCATCGTTTGCGCCGAGGCTTGAAAAGCCAGAGCGGACAGGCACAGAGCAACGGCGGGGCAGACGGTTCTGGACAGATTCATGACTTACTCCTTTGGATACGGTCCGATATATCGCGGACTCGACTACTGCCTGAGCAAGCGTCGTTCCCGACCCGTGCAGGCATGCGGCTTGCGCCAGCCACGTACGCCCGGTGCGTCTATGCAGCGGGGCAGGCCCAAGGAGAGTGATATGAAAGTCCAAGCTACCCACGATAAGCCTAAGACGGAAGCGGATAAGCCTCAGACCGAAACCGAAACTGCGCACCGCAGCGGGCAGTTCGGCGCCGATAAGCCAGACTACGGCAAGACACCAAGCACGCCGGAACGTCCAGCCGACAAGGCGCCTAATACAAAAGGTGCAGAGTACGAAGAAGGCGGCCAATACCCAGGCAAACGGCCGGAAGGTCAGTAGTGCCGGTGGCCGTATAGGCGCGGGGCACCGGTAAAACCTGCCTGCCAGTGCCAGATTTTCCTTCAACCAACTGCCGATACGCACCGCGTCAGGCACGGCGCTTGCTGTCACGCCGGGGCAGGTGCTCCATAGCACCGCCAACCCATCAACGCGATAAAGGTGAGATAGCCATGAACAAAGACCAAGTGAAGGGCCGAGTTGAAGAAGCCGTCGGCAAGGTAAAAGAAGTGGCCGGCAAGGCAACGGGAAGCACGTCCACTGAACTGAAGGGGACGGCGCAGAAGGTGGCTGGCAAGACGCAAGCGGCTTATGGCGACGCCAAGGAACAGGTCAAAAAGCCGGGCTGATGCCCGGCGGTGACGGCGCGGCTATTGGCGTCCCACGATGACGCCAAGCAGGAAGGCCGCGCCGGCTACCAGACCTACCGCTTGCCAGGGGCGCGCGTGGATGTATTCCTCGGTGCAGTCCAGCGTCTCGCGCATCAGGTCACTCGCGTTTTCAGAGGCGTCGCGCAAGCTGCGGCGCGTCGCATCCAGCTGATCCGACAGGCGCGCTTTCAAAGCATCCAAGTCGGTCGGGTCCGCATCCCGCAACGTTGCTTCGATCTCGTCGATCCAGCTTTCAGGATGGCGCGAGCGGCGGTGCGCGCCACGATTGTCCGGGCCGTTCTCGGGAAAGTCGGAAGGCAAGGGGGGGGTCGTATTGGCCATTGAATAGCTCCTGGTGGTGGGACTGAAAACGCATTGCCGCGCACTGGCCCATGCAGCCGCGCGGCCAGGCAAAGCTTCTTAAGCCTCTAGCATGTCTTGGCAGGCCAGCGTGCAAGCGAGGCAGGCGCCTGCACAAATCTGGCAATGTTCCATTTCATGCGGTGCGCAGGCCCGGGCGCAGGCATCGCAGACCAGTGCGCATAAAGTGCAAAGTGCGGTGGAAAATTCTCCGTTGCGCGCCAGCATGGCGCCGCACAACCGGCACACACTGGCGCAATCCGTACTCAGGCTGATGCAGCGCTTCATTCGCGTGGCGTTGACTTCCAGACATGTGGCGCCACACTGATCGCATGCGACAGCGCATTCGTAGCAGGCTTGCACACATTGCTCGAAGTTTGGGTCTCGCATTGCATCTCCTTGTGAGTAGCCATGGTGCTACGCAATTGGCGCGCCAGGCTGCCCCGGGCACATCCGCTTGCAATTCGAAGGTACTGAGTGTTTTGTTTGCGGGCCGCAGGCCGTAGGATGGGACGTCTTACTCAGGCAGGAGCTACCCATGAAACCTGATTTGAAATCCAAATCCGCAGCATCTACCGGCCCCGCCACCAAGTCAGCGGGTGCCATCAAGCACGCGCAGGGCGAGTCGGCCAGCGCACCAGCAGACAACGCTAAGATACTGCCGCCGGCTGGCCCCGTCGACGTGCCAAATCAACCGGTAAAACCGGACGCCTCGACACCCGATGAGGCTGCGCGCGACACTCGAGCCATCGTGGACGACGAAACCGAATCGAACTGGGCTGACGGCGCCGCGCCCCAGCCGCGA of Achromobacter seleniivolatilans contains these proteins:
- a CDS encoding DUF883 family protein translates to MANTTPPLPSDFPENGPDNRGAHRRSRHPESWIDEIEATLRDADPTDLDALKARLSDQLDATRRSLRDASENASDLMRETLDCTEEYIHARPWQAVGLVAGAAFLLGVIVGRQ
- a CDS encoding sigma-54 interaction domain-containing protein, giving the protein MANRTNSPGRADAQASPATLLDATGLSPVMQKLATQLQLAAATDASVFIVGESGAGKEIVARAIHDASDRSGQPFVAVNCGAISGTLAHAELFGHEKGSFTGAVAQNAGYFEYASGGTLFLDEVTEMPPDMQVHFLRVLEAGTYQRVGGSDLLRANVRIICASNRDPAASVTDGRLRQDFLHRLLVIPLRVPPLRERADDALILAQRFLDTMNAQHGTQKVFSKHMLDTLALHDWPGNVRELRNVVQRAFILSDQQLDTCLQVRARSGRRAEVQDGALNFPVGMPLGRAQREFILATLAHHDGDKRLAADTLGVSLKTLYNRLDVYEKDGMPE
- a CDS encoding sigma-54-dependent transcriptional regulator, with protein sequence MPHLLIVDDDDAIRETLAEIGRDSGYTVALAASIKDALIQLERQAPDLVLTDVRLPGGSGMDIFKNVAVSSAEVVVMTGHGTVDNAVQALRLGATDFLVKPICMDRLNEILTRIATNAGVEMPGTPFEEPGRFGKMYGASARMVELYRQVARVAPTNVTTLLIGESGTGKELAAHAIHELSTRRQRPFIAVNCGAISPNLIESEMFGHERGSFTGADRQHKGYFERADGGTLFLDEVTEMPLDLQVKLLRVLETGQFMRVGTNREISCDIRIVAATNRNPEQAVQEGKLREDLYYRLSVFPIELPPLRERGEDILFLARRFLQAQNQESGKNKDFSPHAAEVLSRYEWPGNVRELKNFVRRAFIMADGDVLDVDMLAPHVSPSGDDANMQVSVPVGETLAEADRRLILATLERCNGVKKQTAAMLGISPKTLYNRLEEYAADGYVLPGEAGAKDSD
- a CDS encoding CsbD family protein; this encodes MNKDQVKGRVEEAVGKVKEVAGKATGSTSTELKGTAQKVAGKTQAAYGDAKEQVKKPG
- a CDS encoding RNA polymerase factor sigma-54, encoding MGHPTQELRLRQQMTLAPRLQQSVKLLQMSALEFTTAVEHALATNPFLEDGDEQDTEPAPAAIGQYCSNPNETAEPAPERTATAASDSDADDAPPDAPTYSGDYPTQSSTGGDGKDLGQWASASVSMRERLSLDLGNYHLEPRDRLLAEYIIDALDDDGYLRTPLTSLCDTGRPEFSPAPDEGEWMAALRLVQQLDAPGLGARDLTECLSLQLAAARDVEPDIRDLALRVVHEHLDRLGKNDCVGLRRLLECSDDALRDACALIRSLDPKPGGRYSADAPVYVVPDVFVDKWHSRWRVLPNRHAMPQARLHRTYADLFRRSRLDDRSPMAQELQEARWLVRNVEQRYTTIQRVAEAIVKRQQTFFEYGEVALRPLMLREVADDLDMHESTVSRATVGKYMVTPRGVFEFRHFFSRELATESGGSCSAAAVRALIKEMVDAEDPAMPLSDVTLTQQLAASGILLARRTVSKYRGQLRVPPAELRRQH
- a CDS encoding carbonic anhydrase → MGMKSHAHRVYSNSITMMHLKLRHLGIAFAMSLASSGAAYAESPLPLDQSHSAPSASSPHWGYEGDIRPEKWSELSPEYAGCKIGKNQSPVDIEHTYTTSLEPLDIHYAIASQDMVNNGHTIQVTPANDSGYLQLASERYALKQFHFHSPSENLIKGKSFPLEGHFVHADKDGNLLVMAVMFEAGAQNKQIDVMLNSLAAVGANKHLNEPVEIDALLPKQHGYYRFAGSLTTPPCSEGVTWIVLKTPVTLSQAQIKRFETVLHHNNRPVQPLNGRLVVD